The nucleotide window GGAGGGTGGAGAAGTACAACTTATAGGATTTGAGATTGTGAGACTTCGTGTTGAAACTGTTGGCAGAAATGAAAGGATTGGGAGAGGTAGCATGGCTTGGAGCACTGGTATTTAGATAGCATTCCTCTTTAACATTGCAGGGGGCTCAAGGATTGAGGAAGGGAGAGGACAGCCCTGTGCCTGCATCATCAAGAACACTGCTAGCTACCTACTTTACCTACTTTACATATGAGGCTCTGGTTCCAAAGCAATAGTATTTGAAAATAGCTGGTGGTTCTGGGGGTTGGACAGGCCTGAACCAAAGTCTCTGTTTGTTCTAAACTTGGGCGAGTTATAAAACGCTTCTGAGCCCCTGGATGGTTAATAGCTACCTTATGAAGTGGCTGTAAATATTACAAATACGCAGAATACAGGTCTAGCCCATACCAGTTGTTTAATGATATCTACTAAGAGTGAGTTGGTTTAGGGAGAGGAGAGGTTATTTTAGAGGTCTAAAATAACACACTGCTCTGGAAGCACCTACATTCCTAGTCCAGAGCTTAGACATATCCCTTTTTGGTTCTGCCTTTCCTGGTTTCctcaagtccttttttttttttttttttttgtggtacgcgggcctctcaccgttgtggcctctcccgttgcggagcacaggctccagacgcgcaggctcagtggccatggctcacgggcccagccgctccgcggcatgtgggatcctcccggaccggggcacgaacccgcatcccctgcatcggcaggcagactctcaaccactgcgccaccagggaagcccacctcaagtCCTTTATTTCCCCCCAACCATGCTCTTATCCCTGCTCTGCAGTCACCTCTATGTTGACTTTGGTATAAACTAATTGGGTTTTACCCTCTCTCTGCCCCTGACAGCATCTGTGGAACCCTCCATTCTGTGGATCAGGTGAGAATATAATAAGGGCCCTGAATGGGGTCTTGGGGAAGGAGATGGGAGAGGTTAAGGGCTGCGTACATTCATCTTGTCTCTAGTTCTAATGATGGTGTTCATCTTCTTTTCTTAGTATCTCAACATCAAACTAACTGACATCAGTGTCACAGACCCTGAGAAATACCCTCACATGGTGAGTTGTGGATGGTAGAAAAGAGCAAACATCTCTCAAAGCAGGAGGTCCCTGGGTGGATAGAGGACATTTTTTAAGGGTGTTTTCACATTTGTCTATCTTTGTCCAGTTATCAGTGAAGAACTGCTTCATCCGGGGCTCAGTAGTTCGCTATGTGCAGCTGCCAGCAGATGAGGTCGACACACAGTTGCTACAGGATGCGGCAAGGAAAGAGgccctgcagcagaagcagtgatggttcctcctcccttcccctccttccactGGTGACCCTTAACCTCATGTCCCAGCCCGGGAGGCCTCCCTCCCATACTTGAGGTGTTGTTTGTTTCTACATagcaaaggcttttttttttttaagggatgtGGATGAGAGGAATAATAGTAGGGAGCAGCTATCCTCTGTTGAGAAGGGGAGGAAAAGTAGGCTGGGAACTGCGAAGCCTTCCCTGGCCCCAGCACCTGCCTTTCTCACTTCTTCCCTGGAGATGGTGGGAAGATCTCCCAGATCTCTCCAGGGTAGCACGTGATTCATTTTGGGGATGGAAGGAATCTGTCCCGCATCGGGAATAAAATTTATGACGCAAATTCTGgttctgtgtgtgttttgggaAGGGGGCTGGAGAATGGGAAAGGGGTGTTAAATTCATCCAAGCCCTGTTACTCTCATTACCCCAGCCAAGAATCCACCCCATCCCGGCATTATCTGCTGCTGCTCTCCTTGGTATAAACCATATCATTACCTCAATTAGACTACACGTGTTTCCTGAACATTCCCCTACTTAAATGGCCTACCTATCGCAGCCTTTTGCTTATCCTGTACCTATGAGTGCTTGCTGTCCTACTACCATGAAAGCTAATGAGACACCAAAATGCGTTTAATGCTGCTGGATTTCTTCCTCAGCCCAGCCAAAGCAGTACACTCTTTCCCAATATCTATTgcagataaataaatacaagtgaCAAAATACTGTGGAGAGTTGTGACTGGAAATTAACTTTCACTCGTTTAGCGAACAAGAGTTGCCGCTACAGATATGAGTTCTCAGCATGAAGGGACCTTAGAGGCCATCCAGCGTGACTCCCTCTTCCCACATAGGAAATGAGGACCAGGGAGGACCTGGACACCAGGGACCTTCGCCAAATAGACCCGCGTCCGCGTCAGGGAGCACCCTCCCCGCCGCTTCCCCAGCTGCCCGCTCGGCACCGCCCTCCCGCCCGGCCGAGGACCCGCGCGGGGTGCCCGCGGCGGTGCCTGACGGGAGCGCGGTTCCCGGGCGCGTCGCCACCCCGTGCCCGCGCCCCTCGCTGTTCCTCCGGAGCGCGGTCTGCGGCGGGCGGCGCGGTCCCCGGGCCAGGGTCGGACCAGGGCAGCGCCCGCACACTCAGGCGGGGCACGGCTGCCCCCGCCAGGACCCGCGGGCCCGGAAACGCTTGCAGACACACGTGGGCGCCGACGGCCCGGGCTGCTGTCGCAGGGAGCTACGGTCGCCCGGACGACTGCCCGCCGTCGACGCCCGCTGGACTCCCCGGCTCCAGCCGCCAGACCAGTCCAGCTTCGGCCGGCGCCCGGCTATGAGGTGGATGCCAGGCTCAGTGTGACCACCTCTCTCCAGTACGTACATACATCCCGAACCCGCGTCCTGCTGGCCGCTGAGGGGCTCCTACGAGCTTCCCACACTCCCCGAGGGCCCGCGGTCACGGGAAGTTCCCCACTGTCATTGCCACTCCGAGAGCTGGGTCCTCGGCTCTTGAAGTCCAGTCAGATTCCTGGGTCCCTCGGTCTTACCCTGTCTCTTTCTCCTTAGGGTTTTTCCACCTCGTTCGGACCTCCTGCATAAccatgtccgttctctacgtctctCCTCACCCCGATGCCTTCCCCAGCCTCCGAGCCCTTATAGCTGCTCGCTACGGGGAGCATGGGGAGGGTCCGGGATGGGGAGGAGCCCACCCCCGCATCTGTCTCCAGCCGCCCCCGACCAGCAGGAGTCCCTTTCCGCCACCCCGCCTGCCCGCCCTGGAACAGGGGCCCGGTGGGCTCTGGGTGTGGGGggccactgctgtggcccagctgCTGTGGCCAGCAGGCCTGGGGGGCCCTGGGGGTAGTCGGGCAGCCGTCCTCGTCCAACAGTGGGTCAGTTACGCAGACACGGAGCTGATACCAGCTGCCTGTGGGGCAACGCTGCCAGCCTTGGGACTCCGAAGCTCTGGCCAGGACCCCCAGGTGAGAAGAAgcgcagaggggaagggggaaattTAGAAGAAGGAAGCAAGACTTGGAATGGATGGTGAGCCAGGAACTCAGCATGTCAGACGTAGAAAAAAATTGATCGTATTCCAGATTGCCACCTGCTATGGTAATCTTGGGTAGCTTTCTTAAACTCTTTGAGCCTTGGTCTTTTTATGTCtgtgaaaacaaaaattgagaacaTGTTGAGAAGTTGAAAAGATGTGTGCAGAGTCTAGTGCCATAATCTAGTGCCAGGTGTTTTAAAGTCTCAGAGTAAGCGTTTGATGAATCTGAAACTGATGAGGTTAGTTAGAGGTTACTGTGAATTGTAGAAAAGATTGGGTGAAGGAGAGATGAGGAGAGGCAGTCAGGCCTGGAGAGATGACAGTTGCTGGGAGAAGATGGAGGAGAAATGAAATGAGGAAGAAGGGAagtaggagaaaggagagagaatcaCACCAGATTATAATTAAATTCTTCTTGAGTGGAGCTGTGCTTTACTGCCCTTATAACACCACCTCCTTGCAGAGTATTGAGGACATGGTGGATATCtagtattttttgaatgaatgaatgaatgaaatgaatatatGACTTAGATCCTGGTTTGTTCCCTCATATCCTGACTACCCTATGTAAATAGCGGCCCCCCTCATTGGAATTCTCTGTCCCCCtcagcttcatttatttttcttcatagcacttaggAGGAAAATAGggtaatacattatatatttgcACATTTATTGTCTCCGCCCCTAGAATGTAAATTTCAACAGGTCAGAGGCTCCATCTGTTCATATTGTCTCCTCATTCATTAGAGAAGGCCTGGCATGCAGtaagtacttaaaaaatatttgttgaagcaGTTACTGTGTTGCTTCATGTAACCTTTAACTTCCTGTGCTTAGTATATTGTATCTGACATATAAGTGTTTAgtaggcagtccagtggttaagactccacgcttccactgcctggggcgcgggttcgagccctctttggggaactaagatcccgcatgctgcgtggtatggccaaaaaaaaaaaaaaaagtgttcagtaggaatttattgaatgaatgggaagtatttttattatgatcATTTCAGTGAAGAAGGAACGTGATTTGTGGGAATGGAAGGCCAAATGGATTGAATGGGGGTGGGGATTGAGGTGGGCCGAGCCTTATCTCATACCCCTTTTCCTTCCTGTTAGGCTGCACTTGCGGCCCTGGGCAGGGCCCTGAGCCCCTTGGAAGAGTGGCTTCGGCTGCACACCTACTTGGCTGGAGAGGCTCCCACTCTGGCTGACCTGGCGGCTGTCACAGCTTTGCTGCTGCCTTTCCGTTATGTGAGTCATTGGGGCTTGGGGAAGAATGAGGGCAGGTTCCCTTAGACCTCACTATAGGGTGACTAAGGATAGTTcatttcttctccccaccccaggtcCTGGACCCCTCTGCCCGCCGGATTTGGGGTAATGTGACTCGCTGGTTTATCACATGTGTCCAGCAGCCAGAATTCCGGGCCGTGCTGGGAGAGGTGGCTGTGTATTCAGGGGCCAGGCCTCTCTCCCAACAGCCAGGTGAGGAAGCATGGAGGATGGGAGCGAAGGGGTTCCTCTGGGGCCTTTCATGCAGCTCACTTTCTTTTGTCTCTTAGGAATAGCAGAATCACTGGGACAGGAGCTGGGCGGGGGTAGGTGGGAGGTCAGCACGGGGGAGCCTTTGAGCAGCTGAAATAGGCCATCTGAGACGTAATAGCACTCTTCACAGAGGGTCCCCAGCAGGTCTGCATTTCTGTGCCTCTTTCCAGGCTCTGAGGTCCCTGCACCCCCAAAGACAGCTGCTCAACTcaagaaagaggcaaagaaacGGGAGAAGCTAGAGAAATTCCAACAGAAGCAGAAGGTCCAACAGCAGCAGCCACCCCCTGGGGAGGTGAGAGGCTGGTGGAGCTGGATGGAGGGTTGGTTCCATGGTGAGCGGCTGGTATCTGGGCCTATATCCTTTCCCTCCCAAGCAGAAGAAGCCAAAaccagagaagagggagaaacgGGATCCTGGGGTCATTACCTATGACCTTCCAACCCCACCTGGAGAAAAGAAAGGTACTAGGAGGGGGAAGAGAGACCTCCTCTCTTCACGTCTACCCTCCTTGTCTCTTCTCTTTTTACCCCTTTTGCTCTGTCCTTGCTCCCACTACTTTGCTTAGTGAGGATTTGCAGAGTCCCAGGTCCTTCTCTGCTGGCCCTTCGTCCCCTTCCCAGCTGCTCCCAGCCTTGGCTCtgacccttcccttcctccccctcagaTGTCAGTGGCACCATGCCTGACTCCTACAGCCCTCAGTATGTGGAGGCTGCCTGGTACCCTTGGTGGGAGCAGCAGGGCTTCTTCAGGCCCGAGTATGGGGTGAGTGGGCACTGCTGCCCAGGCCTGGAGGGGATGGGGGCGGGAAAGGACAGGGCTGAAGGATACATTGCCTGGGAGCGGACCAGAAGAGGTGACATGAGGCCTTAGTAAGTACCCATCCTTCCTCCCCGTCAGCGTTCCAGTGTGTCAGCACCAAATCCTCGGGGCATCTTCATGATGTGCATTCCACCCCCCAACGTGACAGGCTCTCTGCACCTGGGCCACGCGCTCACCAACGCCATCCAGGACTCCCTGACCCGATGGTGAGCTCCCGTCCTCCCTCCAACTGGTTCCCTCTGCCTTCTCTGGCTCCACACTCCTGTGGTTCCCTTCTCTTTGCCGACTGGGGCCCTCAGCTCTGTCCCCTGGTGGTGCTACACTTCTCTCTGGGTCACTCCCATCTGATGACTTAGCATCCTCTCCTGGTCAAGTAACCAGCACTTCCACTTGCAGACTCTCTTCTCTTGCCactaaaaataacattattttgaatttagcaagaaatatgtgaatatattcttgtaagaaatttaaaacttcaagTTTCTTTGACCACCCTTCTCCAGATTTACTTCCTCCTAAGAATTAGCACACATCATTGTCATCACTTGGATGTGTATCTTTCCAGATCTTTCCTATTTGCTTACATGTACATGTACCCATAGAAATGTGTAGTTTTCCTTTTGGTAAatgggtttttcttttctgtaacatAAAGGGCTCACACCAAACTTGTtattttatacctttttcttACCCTTAACAGTTTGTCTAGAGATTTTCCTCATCCTTATATGTGGACTGACTTGATTCTTCTCGTTGCTCCTTAGTGTGGCTTTACATAAtggtgtcactttttttttttttttttttggtacgcgggcctctcactgctgtgccctctcccgttgcggagcacaggccccagacgcgcgcaggctcagcggccatggctcacgggcccagccacgccgcggcatgtgggatcttcccagaccggggcacgaacccgtgtcccctgcatcggcaggcagactctcaaccactgcaccaccaggggagccctggtgTCACTTTTTATTAATGGATGTTCCTAATTTTTCTCTGTTGAAAACTGCTGGAATGCACATTTCCTATACATGCTTTCTCAAGCTCCTGTGGAAGCATATCTCTGGCGTAGATACCAAGAAGTGAAATCTCTGTGTCCAAGGGGCCTGCCTTTATTGAGTACAAATAGAAGCTGGCAAGTTGCCCTCCAAAACGGCTTTACCAGTTTATACTCCATGAGTTGCATGTGAGGTGTGCCCCTGCCAACCCTGGACATTATCTGTCTTtgttttgccaatctgatggggGAAAAATGGTTATTTCTGTTACTGCTGATTACTAGTGAGGCTGTGTCTCTTCATGTATCCTGGCCAGTCAGGTTTCTCTTTATATGTATTGTCTGAACCTGTTGTTTGCCCATCTTTCTgttgttctttgtttgtttgtttacttttttaattgtttcattaGAAGATTCTTCATAGAGTGTATGCATACATTTTGgctgttgattttttttgttgttgttatatatgttataaacattttctcctgttctagcagttgacttttttcccccactgttaatattttgactAGTTAACAACCACAAAGGCTAATATTTCAGGTGacgaatttcttttaaaaaatattttaaaacagcattttatCTATTGAAACTAgggtttatttattatattttaaattttgagaagTTTTTCTAGTGTCCTACTTAACTCAATTAATTGGTCAAAAATATTTACAGGACATAACCATGTGCCAGCTCTGCTCAGGGCACTGGGATACGTCAGACTTAGCATTTTGCAAGGAATGAAGAGTTGGAAAAACAGAGTTGTGTTAAATACATATAACAGCCAGATTATTTACGTGAGGAAAGGTTTAACACTTCTTACGGAACATTTAAGCTAACAACATTTTTTTCCAATGAGCATGGTTTAAATCAAATATTAGAAACTCCCATTACTTAACTGGAATAGATTCACGTCAGTGTTTTAGAATCACAGATAAGGTGAAATAACAGCCATAGGTATCTCCACCAGTAAGacataaaaatgaagtaaaagtgactatctacctatgtattttcctttttcttctaccAGAGAATAAGGTGTTTTTCTAcaaatatccatgacattttattgatttttttttttttggccaaatttATATGCTCCCCAAGAGACACTTttagtgaaataatatttttatcttcctcTCTCATGCTTGATTTCTTTAATAGTATTGTTTAACAACATCTTGAAAAGGTCAGAAAATGTTCGTATCCATTACAGCATATAAGAATGCCTGTGATCTGTAAGAGAATGGAGTTGCTACAGTCCTGTCCCCAAGGAGATCTAAACCCAGTGGGGGTAAACAGACTGATAAAGTAATGGATATAATGCAGTTTGATGAGTCATTGAAAATAACGTATGAACACAGCGTTACTGTATTTCTACAGTAATTTTCTCTcccccactctttttttaaacattatcattttaaaaaattaattagttaatttttggctgtgtagggtcttcattgctgcacatgggctttctctagttgcagcagttgggggctactctttgttgtgctgcgcaggctcctcattgcagtggcttctcttatggtggagcatgggctctaggcacgttggcttcagtagttgtggcacgcgggctcagcagttgcggcgcacgggcttagttgctccacggcatgtgggatcttcctagaccagctcgaacccgtgtctgtctgctgcattggcagacagattcttaaccactgcaccaccagggaagtcccattaacatgtatcattttttgtttttgttttttgcggtacacgggcctctcactgttgtggcctctcccgttgcagagcaacaggctccagatgcgcaggctcagcggccatggctcacgggtgcagccgctccgtggcatgtgggatcttcccggaccggggcacgaacccat belongs to Orcinus orca chromosome 10, mOrcOrc1.1, whole genome shotgun sequence and includes:
- the LSM2 gene encoding U6 snRNA-associated Sm-like protein LSm2; protein product: MLFYSFFKSLVGKDVVVELKNDLSICGTLHSVDQYLNIKLTDISVTDPEKYPHMLSVKNCFIRGSVVRYVQLPADEVDTQLLQDAARKEALQQKQ